Genomic DNA from Nonomuraea rubra:
CCTGGGAGGCGTCCAGCCCCTCGTAGCACTGCAGCCTGATCAGCTCGCGGCCGAGGACCCGGGCCAGGACGTTGGCGACCTCCGTCTTGCCGACCCCCGGCTCGCCCTCCAGCAGCAGCGGGAGCCCCAGCACGCCGGCCAGGTGGACGGCGGTCAGCAGGCCCTCGTCGGCCAGGTAGCCCTCCTCGCCCAGCCGCCGGCCCAGCGTCTCCTGATCAGCCGGCACGGCCGCCCCGCAGCTCGTCGAGCCCGCGCAGCACCTTCTCCGGCGTGAACGGCATGCTGGTCAGCCGCACGCCGACCGCGTCGTACACCGCGTTGGCGATCGCCGGGATCGGCGCGTTCGCCGTCATCTCGCCGATCCCCTTGGCGCCGAACGGGCCGTTTCCGGCGGGCCGTTCGAGGAACACGCTCGTCTGCGCGGGCAGGTCGGCCGGCCCGGGCATCAGGTACTGCACGAAGTCGACGGGGCCGTGCTCGCGCGAGTCCGGATAGTACGGCTCCGCCGACTCGAACAGCGCGTGCGACAGCCCCATCCAGGCACCGCCCTCGACCTGCTGCGTCGCGATGGCCGGATTGAGCGCCCTGCCGACCTCGTAGGTGTTGTAGAGCCGGAGCACCTCGATGACGCCGGTCTCGTCGTCCACCTCGACCTCGGCCACCGTGCACGCGTGCGCCTGGCAGGAGTCGGGGTCCATCTCGCCGGTCTCCGGCACCGGGGTGCTCGGCTCCTTGAGGAAGATGCCCCGGCCGGAGATCGTCCGGCCCTGCCGGAAGTGCGCGGCGAGCGCGACCTCGCTGACGTGGATCTTCTTCTCCGAGGAGCCCTTGAGCCGGACGAAGCCCGTGCCGTCCGTCTCCAGATCCTCGGCGTCCACCTCCAGCTCGTCGGCGGCGACCTGGAGCAGGACCTCCCTCGCCTCGCGCGCCGCCATGATCACGGCATTGCCCACCCGGTGGGTGCCGCGGCTGGCGAAGGTGCCCATGCAGTGGGGGCCGGTGTCGGTGTCGGCGGTGTCGACGATGACGTTCTCCATCGGGACGCCGAGCGTCTCCGCCGCGCACTGGGCGACGACCGTCCGCAGCCCCTGCCCGAGGTCCACCGAGGAGAGCGTGACCACGAACCCGCCCATGGTGGTGGCGTGCACGAGCGCCTGCGACGGGTCGCCGCCGAGGTTCATCCCTGTCGGGTAGTTGACCGCCGCGTATCCGCGGCCCTGCCGTAACGCCATCGCTCAGCCCTCCGGTCGCTCGGCCGACGACATCGCCCGGTACTCCGGCGGGAGGTCGTGCCCCACCAGGTCGGCGGCGCGCTGGATCACCTCGACCAGCGCCGTGCCGGACGCGATCTTGCGGTGCGCCTTCATGTCGCCGTCGCGGTAGGCGTTCTTGAGCCGGAGCCGCAACGGGTCCAGGCCCAGCTCCCTGGCGACGTGGTCCATGTGCGACTCCAGCGCGAAGTCGCCGATCGTGACGCCGAACCCGCGCATGGC
This window encodes:
- a CDS encoding xanthine dehydrogenase family protein molybdopterin-binding subunit, producing MALRQGRGYAAVNYPTGMNLGGDPSQALVHATTMGGFVVTLSSVDLGQGLRTVVAQCAAETLGVPMENVIVDTADTDTGPHCMGTFASRGTHRVGNAVIMAAREAREVLLQVAADELEVDAEDLETDGTGFVRLKGSSEKKIHVSEVALAAHFRQGRTISGRGIFLKEPSTPVPETGEMDPDSCQAHACTVAEVEVDDETGVIEVLRLYNTYEVGRALNPAIATQQVEGGAWMGLSHALFESAEPYYPDSREHGPVDFVQYLMPGPADLPAQTSVFLERPAGNGPFGAKGIGEMTANAPIPAIANAVYDAVGVRLTSMPFTPEKVLRGLDELRGGRAG